The Anaerolineales bacterium genome contains the following window.
ACTGCGCGGCCGAAACACTCGCCGGTTTTCAACCCAGGCATCGGCGAATGCCCGATCATCCAGCCAACCCTGAGTGCGCAACCGACCCACCACCTGGTCCTGTTGCGCGGCTGTCACTTGTCTCTTGCGCAGTCCCTGCCGGATCTCGGCTTCCGATCGGGGCCGGCGGGCGATCTGGCGGTGCGCCCAGCGCACCGCCCGTTCGACTCCGTCTTCGGCCTGCAGGCGCTCGACCGCCTCGTCGTCCAGTGACTGCCCGGCCTGCATCCGGGCGGTCAGCGCCGAGTCCAGTTCGAGTTCCCCGCCGCCCTCCAGCCGGACATGCACCCGGTCCGGTTTGCGGCGATCTGGCTCGATCGATCG
Protein-coding sequences here:
- a CDS encoding RecX family transcriptional regulator, which codes for MSRVVRSIEPDRRKPDRVHVRLEGGGELELDSALTARMQAGQSLDDEAVERLQAEDGVERAVRWAHRQIARRPRSEAEIRQGLRKRQVTAAQQDQVVGRLRTQGWLDDRAFADAWVENRRVFRPRSAFALRAELRQKGVAPDEIEAALAGHDDEAAAADAGRKAARRWSSAGPEEFQHRLTSHLMRRGFDYRTSASTARQLWKEMADGGEETDTEC